Genomic window (Bacillus marinisedimentorum):
GGGGATGACATATTCAGGCGACAATTCGCCAGCCGATACCAGCCCTGCAATTGCATTGACCGCTGCCACTTTCATTTCCTCATTGATATGGGTTGCCCTGGCATCCAGCGCACCGCGGAAAATCCCCGGAAAAGCAAGCACGTTATTCACCTGATTAGGGAAGTCCGACCGGCCGGTTCCAATCACACTTGCCCCAGCTTCCCTGGCATCTTCCGGCATAATTTCCGGTACAGGATTCGCCATCGCAAAAATGACGGGGTTTTCATTCATTGAACGGACCATTTCCTTTGTCAATGCGCCCTCAACAGATACACCTATGAACACATCGGCACCTTTGATCACATCCCGCAGCGTTCCCTCTGCTTTATCTTTATTCGTAAACTTCGCGACTTCTTCCTTCACTTCATTCATCCCGTAAGGACGCCCTTCATAGATTGCCCCTTTTGTGTCGCACATGATGATGTCCCGTACACCGAAACGGTATAAAAGTTTGATGATGGCAATGCCTGCAGCACCAGCGCCGTTGGCAACCACTTTGATTTCCGACATCGATTTCCCGCTAAGCTTCAAGGCATTGACAAGGCCTGCAACAGTTACGATGGCAGTGCCGTGCTGATCATCATGGAAAACAGGGATGTTCATTTCTTTTTTCAGCTGTTCTTCGATTTGAAAACATTTCGGCGCAGCTATATCTTCAAGGTTGATGCCGCCGAAAGTCGGTTCCAGCCGTTTGACGATATTGATAATTTCATCCACGTCGTTCGTATCCAGGCATACCGGAAACGAATCAACGCCGGCAAAACTTTTAAATAATACGGCC
Coding sequences:
- a CDS encoding NAD(P)-dependent malic enzyme; this translates as MSVSREEALHIHRVNKGKLSSQPKVPVRNARDLSLAYSPGVAEPCKEIYDDKSKVYEYTMKGNTVAVISNGTAVLGLGNIGAEASLPVMEGKAVLFKSFAGVDSFPVCLDTNDVDEIINIVKRLEPTFGGINLEDIAAPKCFQIEEQLKKEMNIPVFHDDQHGTAIVTVAGLVNALKLSGKSMSEIKVVANGAGAAGIAIIKLLYRFGVRDIIMCDTKGAIYEGRPYGMNEVKEEVAKFTNKDKAEGTLRDVIKGADVFIGVSVEGALTKEMVRSMNENPVIFAMANPVPEIMPEDAREAGASVIGTGRSDFPNQVNNVLAFPGIFRGALDARATHINEEMKVAAVNAIAGLVSAGELSPEYVIPAPFDPRVAPAVAAAVAKAAMETGVARIEVDPEEIAAKTRRLAMIEEE